In the Moraxella osloensis genome, one interval contains:
- the bfr gene encoding bacterioferritin, giving the protein MKGSQAVIDYLNFLISGELGARDQYFIHAQMYHEWHYLKLHTRMHHEMEEESDHARALINRVLMLEGTPNMKVADINIGHDVPSMLKADLQLEYAVRQHLKDGIALCEQEQDYVTREILVAQLVDTEEDHAHWLEQQLRLIDMMGLPNYLQSQLGDISE; this is encoded by the coding sequence ATGAAAGGCAGCCAAGCTGTTATTGATTATCTAAATTTCTTAATTAGTGGTGAACTGGGGGCTCGTGACCAGTACTTTATTCATGCGCAAATGTATCATGAATGGCATTATCTAAAACTTCATACGCGTATGCATCATGAAATGGAAGAAGAAAGCGATCATGCGCGTGCCCTAATCAATCGTGTATTGATGCTAGAAGGCACACCCAATATGAAAGTTGCCGATATCAACATCGGTCATGATGTGCCAAGTATGCTAAAAGCCGATCTTCAGCTTGAATATGCAGTTCGTCAACATCTCAAAGATGGCATTGCGCTTTGTGAGCAAGAGCAAGATTATGTCACCCGTGAGATTTTGGTCGCACAATTGGTAGATACCGAAGAAGATCATGCGCATTGGTTAGAGCAGCAGCTAAGACTGATTGATATGATGGGACTACCCAATTATCTGCAATCTCAGCTCGGTGATATCTCTGAATAA
- the bfr gene encoding bacterioferritin — MQVDKEILRALNQVLGQALIAINQYFLHARIAKNWGLSELNEKLYHQSIHEMKWADDLIERILMLDGLPNLQELGKILIGENVAEILRCDLQLECQKTDIIKNAIALCEQKRDFGSRKLLIKLKDGSEEHIDWLETQMELLSSMGIENYTQSLLDS, encoded by the coding sequence ATGCAAGTCGATAAAGAAATTCTAAGAGCGCTAAACCAAGTTTTGGGTCAAGCACTGATTGCTATCAATCAATACTTCTTACACGCGCGTATCGCTAAAAACTGGGGACTGAGTGAACTTAACGAAAAATTGTATCATCAGTCGATTCATGAGATGAAATGGGCAGATGACCTCATTGAGCGTATCTTAATGCTAGATGGTCTACCAAACTTGCAAGAACTTGGCAAAATTTTAATCGGTGAAAATGTCGCTGAAATTTTGCGTTGTGATTTGCAACTAGAGTGTCAAAAAACTGATATCATCAAAAATGCGATTGCTTTATGTGAGCAGAAACGTGATTTTGGCTCTCGCAAATTATTGATTAAACTCAAAGACGGCAGTGAAGAGCACATTGATTGGCTAGAAACGCAGATGGAACTGCTGAGCTCGATGGGCATCGAAAATTATACGCAAAGTTTATTAGATTCATAA